In Helianthus annuus cultivar XRQ/B unplaced genomic scaffold, HanXRQr2.0-SUNRISE HanXRQChr00c048, whole genome shotgun sequence, the following proteins share a genomic window:
- the LOC110941791 gene encoding cyclic dof factor 1: MEDPGIKLFGKKIVLPGISKSVSLPVNSTAAVEESEPTGSGGDKESGSDNTVGNAYSEDEKVNRAGADKDEQKTNCGETKVESDNPKTPSIDEETKKESTNPQTKNLKKPDKILPCPRCTSMDTKFCYYNNYNVNQPRHFCKSCQRYWTAGGAMRTMAVGAGRRKNKNSASQPRYITISQETVTTSDPVPENIQDKNGFHSKVHSIPGASSWPYIPVPVPIPIPAICPPMPIYPSTYWNCIPFLPPSTPTITDSILGKRSRDESVMQSNDCDDKSKKPQNSVLIPKTLRIDDPDEAAKSSIWATLGIRNENFMAFQEKGVEKKKHHETTTSSPAHQANPAAFSRSICFQETA; encoded by the exons ATGGAGGATCCTGGTATCAAGTTGTTTGGGAAGAAGATTGTGCTTCCAGGAATCAGTAAGAGTGTTAGTCTTCCGGTCAACTCCACCGCCGCGGTAGAGGAGTCAGAGCCTACCGGTAGCGGTGGAGATAAAGAAAGTGGCTCTGATAACACCGTCGGAAACGCTTATTCTGAAGATGAGAAAGTAAACAGAGCAGGTGCAGATAAG GATGAACAAAAAACAAATTGTGGTGAGACTAAAGTAGAATCCGACAACCCGAAAACTCCATCTATCGATGAAGAAACAAAAAAAGAATCTACAAACCCGCAAACGAAAAACCTTAAAAAACCGGACAAGATTCTCCCCTGTCCTCGTTGCACCAGTATGGACACAAAATTCTGTTACTATAACAACTACAACGTAAACCAGCCGCGTCACTTTTGCAAGAGCTGTCAAAGGTACTGGACCGCCGGAGGTGCCATGAGAACCATGGCAGTCGGAGCAGGCCGCCGAAAAAACAAGAATTCTGCATCGCAACCTCGTTACATAACCATCTCCCAAGAAACTGTCACAACTTCTGATCCAGTACCCGAAAATATTCAAGATAAAAATGGATTCCATTCCAAAGTTCACTCTATTCCTGGGGCTTCTTCTTGGCCTTATATTCCGGTTCCAGTTCCAATTCCGATTCCAGCCATTTGCCCTCCAATGCCAATCTACCCATCAACATATTGGAACTGTATTCCATTCCTACCTCCATCAACACCTACGATAACTGATTCAATCTTGGGAAAACGGTCAAGAGACGAATCGGTTATGCAATCTAATGATTGTGATGACAAGTCCAAGAAACCACAGAACTCAGTTCTGATTCCCAAGACGCTTAGAATCGATGATCCGGATGAAGCTGCAAAGAGTTCTATATGGGCGACACTCGGAATCAGAAATGAAAACTTTATGGCGTTTCAGGAGAAGGGTGTCGAAAAGAAGAAACATCATGAGACTACAACGTCTTCTCCTGCGCATCAAGCGAATCCGGCTGCTTTCTCTAGATCAATCTGTTTTCAAGAAACAGCATAA